Proteins found in one Planococcus citri chromosome 2, ihPlaCitr1.1, whole genome shotgun sequence genomic segment:
- the LOC135836290 gene encoding uncharacterized protein LOC135836290: MMAGIIKVTILFVVIYQVTKLNEATTLNRPSAEDAQSSTFAENANQTSTEDVAEPSTSDESVDQAPAVEDTLETPSTVETPGPSVLEEPADENATPQPLEVSSDISTSGDEPPQTPQETPGRNADENNDVKFTATDPLEINKIAFEPLIKLFGGLGPLIYDLLTDKNALGEQMAVVSKLIADRVTLEKYSEDIDLILSNLINPTVKSKVQEIYSKIEDVEVQGTTNRKLKDAVQIIKDILEDENALNEIDDIIKTGPV; encoded by the exons ATGATGGCAGGAATTATAAAAGTGACGATCTTGTTCGTCGTCATTTATCAAGTGACgaag CTCAACGAAGCGACTACACTAAATCGACCATCAGCTGAGGATGCGCAATCCTCAACTTTCGCTGAAAATGCGAATCAAACATCAACTGAAGATGTCGCAGAACCTTCCACTTCAGATGAATCTGTTGATCAAGCACCAGCAGTTGAAGACACCTTAGAAACTCCATCTACTGTCGAAACGCCAGGTCCATCAGTACTTGAAGAACCTGCAGATGAAAACGCAACTCCACAACCACTTGAAGTATCCTCAGATATTTCAACTTCTGGTGATGAACCTCCACAGACACCTCAGGAAACTCCAGGTCGTAATGCTGATGAAAATAACGATGTGAAGTTCACAGCAACCGATCCTTTGGAAATCAATAAAATAGCATTCGAAccattaataaaattatttggaGGACTTGGTCCATTGATTTACGATCTCTTGACCGATAAAAATGCTTTGGGAGAACAGATGGCTGTAGTATCTAAACTAATCGCTGACAGAGTTACATTAGAAAAATATTCCGAAGATATTGACTTAATCCTTTCAAACCTAATCAATCCTACGGTCAAAAGTAAGGTCCAAGaaatatattcaaaaatcgAAGATGTTGAAGTTCAAGGTACAACcaacagaaaattgaaagatgCAGTTCAAATTATTAAAGACATTCTTGAAGACGAAAATGCACTCAATGAAATTGATGACATCATCAAAACTGGTCCAGTTTAA